A single region of the Chiloscyllium punctatum isolate Juve2018m chromosome 15, sChiPun1.3, whole genome shotgun sequence genome encodes:
- the mpzl1l gene encoding myelin protein zero-like 1 like, which translates to MAGYWDRIFLLAFVIHPMSGFEIYAKSEMIVENGTDVRLSCTFKSNKVDQRTLSVYWSFKPGTGGKDQLILYYLAGQSKSQFPDRIAWDGNINKSDVSIIIKNIDFKDNGTYTCQVINPFDYSKTAAEILLSVVEQGSLPKHSIIAGAVIGAVVGLLLIIGIVYFIKRKKDGQRNAYISSVENIFPTEQPLRNSAVSGVKDSMNHRSVGPFQGPVIYAQLDHSGQRHSNKIYKSDSVVYSDIQRC; encoded by the exons taaTCCATCCTATGTCTGGCTTTGAAATTTATGCAAAATCAGAAATGATCGTGGAAaatgggacagatgtcagattGTCATGTACATTTAAATCAAACAAGGTTGACCAAAGGACTTTGTCGGTTTATTGGAGTTTCAAACCAGGAACTGGTGGGAAAGATCAGCTT ATATTATATTATTTAGCAGGACAATCCAAGTCTCAATTTCCTGACCGCATTGCTTGGGATGGTAACATCAACAAGAGCGATGTTTCCATTATTATAAAGAATATCGATTTTAAAGATAATGGAACTTATACCTGTCAAGTGATTAATCCATTTGACTACAGTAAGACTGCTGCAGAAAttctcttgagtgttgttgaacaag GTTCTTTACCCAAACATTCCATCATTGCAGGTGCAGTCATCGGAGCAGTTGTAGGATTACTGCTAATTATTGGCATTGTGTACTTTatcaagagaaaaaaagatggtcAACGGAATGCTTATATTAG TTCTGTAGAAAATATCTTCCCAACTGAACAACCCCTGAGGAATTCAGCAGTATCAGGTGTGAAGGACTCAATGAATCATAGGTCTGTTGGCCCATTCCAG GGACCCGTAATTTATGCGCAACTGGATCATTCTGGACAAAGACATTCCAACAAGATCTACAAATCTGATTCAGTAGTTTATTCTGATATCCAGAGATGTTGA